The Enterobacter huaxiensis sequence ACCGGGGCTCAGCGCGGCGGTCTTTGCCGGGCCGGGCGCAGGTATCGCCCTCAGCGGACTGCTCGCCGTCTATATTCAGGCGAGGTCACTCTCTGCCGGAGCCGCCTGGCAAATCTACGGCGTGCTGGCGCTGGTGCTTATTGCGCTGGTAGCGAGATATCTGCCGCGTTCGGGCCAGCTTCACCGGCCAGGCACCGCGCCGGAGCCGCTGGTGCTGACGGCGGATGTAAAGCGTCTGGTCTGGAGCTATAGCCTGGCGGGGTTTGGCTATATCCTTCCGGCGACCTTTTTATCGCAGATGGCGGCCGTGCGTTTTCCCGGCAGCCTGTTTGCCCAGTTTGTCTGGCCACTGTTCGGGATTGCTTCCGTCGTGGGTATTGCGCTCAGCATCCTTCTTCGCCATACCTCAACGTCCCATCGCAGGCTGGCTATTGTGCTGTGGCTGCAGGGTGCTGGCGTGCTGGCGGCCTGGCTGCTGCCGGGTATTGGCGGCCTGCTGATCGGTGGGCTGCTGGTGGGCGGCGGGTTCCTGTGCGCCGTGCAGCTTTCTCTTTTGTACGGACGCGAGCTGGCGCCAAACCACACGCGCTATATGGCGGGACTGCTTACCACGGGATATGCCATCGGCCAGCTGGTTGGCCCGGTCACCTCGGCGCTATCCACGTGGCTTACGCACCGGCTGGAGCCTGCGCTGGGGCTGGCGGGCGTCGCGCTGTTCGTCGGCGGGGCGCTGGTCTGGAACCGTCAGGCTGAAAGGCAATAGCAATTGCAATAATTATCGTCGTGAATACTGGATTATGTGCGCCGCCTCACGCACAATGAGCGCACACTTTTGCCACAACGAGGGCAGAAGACGCCACACCTGCAGGAGAAAATAATGCCATCACTCAGTAAAGAAGCTGCCCTGGTCCACGAAGCTCTGGTTGCGCATGGTCTTGAAACGCCACTGCGTCCACCGGTTCAGGAGTTGGATAATGAAACCCGTAAGAATCTGATTTCCGGGCATATGACCGAAATCATGCAACTGCTGAATCTCGATCTGAGCGATGACAGTCTGATGGAGACGCCACATCGCATCGCGAAAATGTACGTCGATGAGATTTTCTCTGGCCTCGATTACGCGAACTTCCCGAAAATCACCGTCATCGAAAACAAGATGAAGGTCGATGAAATGGTGACGGTACGCGATATCACGCTGACCAGCACCTGCGAGCATCACTTCGTGACTATCGATGGTAAGGCGACGGTGGCCTATATTCCGAAAGATACGGTGATTGGGCTCTCCAAGATCAACCGCATCGTGCGTTTCTTCTCTCAGCGTCCGCAGGTACAGGAACGTCTGACGCAGCAGATCCTGATCGCGCTCCAGACCCTGCTGGGGACCAACAACGTGGCGGTTTCCATCGACGCGGTACACTACTGCGTGAAAGCGCGCGGCGTTCGTGATGCGACCAGTGCAACCACCACCACGTCGCTGGGCGGTCTGTTTAAGTCGAGCCAGAACACCCGCCAGGAATTCCTGCGCGCGGTGCGTCACCACAACTAGTCAAACAGGGCAGGAACCATGGAGCGAAACGTCACGCTCGATTTTGTACGCGGCGTCGCGATCCTCGGTATTCTCCTGCTGAATATCAGCGCCTTCGGTCTGCCGAAGGCTGCTTACCTCAATCCCGCCTGGTACGGTGATATCACTCAACGTGACGCGTGGACGTGGGCGATCCTCGATCTCTTTGCGCAGGTTAAATTCCTGACCCTCTTCGCGCTGCTTTTCGGCGCAGGACTTCAGCTATTACTCAAGCGCGGCACGCGCTGGATCCAGTCGCGTTTAACGCTGCTGGCGATCCTGGGCTTTATTCATTGCCTGCTGTTCTGGGACGGCGATATTCTTCTGGCCTATGGGCTAGTCGGGCTGATTTGCTGGCGTCTTATCCGCGATGCGCCCGGCGTAAAAAGCCTGTTCAACACCGGCGTGATGCTTTATGTCATGGGGCTTGCCGTACTGCTGCTGCTGGGCCTGATTTCCGGTGAATCGACAAACCGCTCCTGGATCCCCGATGCCGCGAACCTCCAGTATGAGCAGTTCTGGAAACTGAAAGGGGGCACCGAAGCTATCAGCAATCGCGCGGATATGCTGGGCGATAACCTGATCGCGCTGGGCGCGCAGTACGGCTGGCAGCTGGCGGGAATGATGCTAATGGGCGCATCGTTGATGCGCACCGGCTGGCTAAAAGGCGAATTCAGCCTGCGTCACTATCGCCGAACCGGGGCGTTACTGGTATTGCTCGGCGTGCTGATTAACCTCCCGGCGGTGGTTGCGCAGTGGCATCTCCACTGGGATTACCGCTGGTGCGCTTTCCTGCTGCAGCTGCCGCGCGAGCTGAGCGCACCGTTCCAGACCATTGGCTATGCGGCGTTGATGTATGGCTTCTGGCCGCAGCTCTCCCGCCTGTGGATCGTCAGTGCAGTTGCCTGCGTTGGGCGTATGGCGTTAAGCAATTACATTTTGCAGACGCTGATTTGCACCACGCTTTTCTATCGATTTGGCCTGTTTATGAAATTCGACCGTCTGACGCTGCTGGCGTTTGTTATTCCGGTCTGGATTGTTAACCTGGCGTTTTCCGTTATCTGGCTCCGTTTCTTCCGCCAGGGCCCGCTGGAATGGGTATGGAGAAAATTAACCGCACATGCTTCGGGTGTATCATTGTCTAGAACATCCAGATAACGATCTGGATCACAATCATTAACAAAATGGATGTAAACGTTTTCATCCGTGTGAGCTTCTTCACGTAGTCCCCCCTCTCTCGCTGCCAAAATAGCCACCTTGCTAAACACAGGGGGTGTCTGTGAGTTGCTGCAATCCTTTGAAGGATGGTGAATATGATCACCATTCGTGACGTCGCCCGCCAGGCGGGCGTTTCTGTTGCTACCGTCTCTCGCGTGCTGAACAACAGCGCGCTGGTCAGCCCTGAAACCCGTGAAACCGTAATGAAAGCCGTGACCCAGCTGGGGTACCGGCCAAATGCCAATGCGCAGGCGCTGGCCACGCAGGTCAGCGATACCATCGGCGTGGTGGTGATGGATGTTTCAGATGCGTTCTTCGGCGCGCTGGTTAAGGCGGTGGACGTTGTCGCCCAGCAGCACAATAAATACGTGCTGATCGGCAACAGCTATCACGAGGCGGAAAAAGAGCGTCATGCCATTGAAGTGCTGATCCGCCAGCGCTGTAACGCCCTGATTGTCCACTCAAAAGCCTTGAGCGATGAAGAGCTGGCCGGGTTTATGGAACAGATCCCCGGCATGGTGTTGATCAACCGGATTGTGCCGGGCTACGCGCACCGCTGCGTAGGGCTTGATAACGTCAGCGGCGCAATGATGGCGACGCGGATGCTCATCAACAATGGCCATCAGCGTATCGGTTTTCTGGCCTCCAGCCACTCGATTGAAGACGACGAGATGCGTCGTGAAGGGTGGCAGAATGCGTTGAAAGAGCACGGCATTGTGCCGCCTGAGAGCTGGGTAGGAACCGGAACGCCCGATATGCAGGGCGGGGAGGCGGCAATGGTTGAGCTGCTGGGCCGTAACCTGCAGCTATCCGCGGTATTTACCTACAACGATAGCATGGCGGCCGGTGCGCTTACCGCACTGAAAGACAACGGTATTGCGGTGCCGCAGCATTTATCGCTGATTGGCTTCGATGATATCCCTATTGCCCGTTACACCGACCCGCAGCTCACCACGGTGCGTTACCCGATAGCGTCCATGGCAAAACTGGCGACGGAGCTGGCGCTACAGGGGGCGGCTGGGCTGTTAGATCCGGATGCAACACACTGTTTCATGCCGACTTTAGTGCGTCGTCATTCGGTCGCCGTTCGGCAAATTGTGGCTCCGATCACTAACTGATTACATGGTGTGATGTAACCGTTTTCAATCTGTGAGTAAATTCACAGTATCTTAACAATGCGCTGACTATGATGTCAGCGTTTTAGGGGATGAAACGCTATGTAACGGTGATTATTCACTTTCACTATAGCCAACGTGCCGCAAACAACGAATAAAACGCATTTCTGGAGCGTTACCGAACACGGAAGATAGAAATTTTATAAGTGAACTTCGGCGATCAGTAACGTTTTATTAACACCTGCCCGCCGACCGTTATTCACAAGAACTACCCTGCATAAAAAAAACCGGAGATACCATGAATAAGAAGGTGTTGACTCTGTCTGCTGTAATGGCAAGCATGCTTTTTGGTGCAGCAGCGCACGCTGCGGATACCCGTATTGGTGTGACAATCTATAAATACGACGACAACTTCATGTCTGTTGTGCGTAAAGCTATCGAGAAAGACGGTAAATCAGCGCCAGACGTGCAGCTGCTGATGAATGACTCCCAAAACGACCAGTCCAAACAGAACGACCAGATTGACGTTCTGCTGGCAAAAGGCGTGAAGGCACTGGCCATCAACCTGGTTGACCCGGCAGCAGCAGGCACCGTCATTGAGAAAGCGCGTGGCCAGAACGTGCCAATCGTCTTCTTCAACAAAGAACCTTCTCGTAAGGCGCTGGATAGCTACGACAAAGCGTTCTACGTGGGTACTGACTCCAAAGAATCCGGCATTATCCAGGGCGACCTGATTGCCAAACACTGGGCGGCGAACCCGAACTGGGACCTGAACAAAGACGGTCAGATTCAGTTCGTTCTGCTGAAAGGCGAACCTGGCCACCCGGATGCTGAAGCACGTACCACTTACGTTATCAAAGAGCTGAACGACAAGGGCCTGAAAACCCAGCAGCTGGCGTTAGATACCGCCATGTGGGACACCGCTCAGGCGAAAGATAAGATGGACGCGTGGCTGTCCGGCCCGAACGCGAACAAAATCGAAGTGGTTATCGCCAACAACGATGCGATGGCAATGGGTGCAGTAGAAGCGCTGAAAGCACACAACAAATCGTCCATTCCTGTCTTCGGCGTGGATGCGCTGCCGGAAGCCCTGGCGCTGGTTAAATCTGGTGCGATGGCCGGTACCGTTCTGAACGATGCCAACAACCAGGCGAAAGCCACCTTCGATCTGGCGAAAAACCTGGCCGACGGTAAAGGTGCTGCTGACGGCACCAGCTGGAAAATCGAAAACAAAATCGTTCGCGTACCTTACGTGGGCGTAGACCAGTCCAACCTGGCTGAGTTTATCGGTAAATAAGTTCGTCGTACTGTCTCCACTGGGCGCAATTCGTTGCGCCCTTTTATAACGCGATATGCGAGGCCAACAAGGTATAATTATGGTCAGCACAAATACTCAGTCGTCTGGTGAATACTTGTTGGAAATGACCGGTGTCAATAAGTCTTTCCCCGGCGTTAAGGCACTCGATAATGTTAATTTAAAAGTGCGTCCTCACTCTATTCATGCCCTGATGGGGGAGAACGGTGCGGGTAAATCAACATTATTAAAATGTCTTTTTGGGATCTATCAAAAAGATTCTGGCAGCATCCTTTTTCAGGGGAAAGAGATCGATTTCCATTCAGCGAAAGAAGCGCTGGAAAACGGTATCTCAATGGTTCACCAGGAACTGAACCTGGTACTGCAGCGCTCGGTTATGGATAATATGTGGTTGGGACGTTATCCAACCAAAGGTGTCTTTGTCGATCAGGAGAAAATGTATCGCGACACCAAGGCCATCTTCGACGAGCTGGATATTGATATCGATCCGCGCGCCCGCGTGGGAACATTATCCGTATCCCAGATGCAGATGATCGAAATTGCCAAAGCGTTCTCCTACGACGCCAAGATCGTCATCATGGATGAACCGACCTCATCCTTAACGGAAAAAGAGGTTAACCACCTTTTTACCATTATTCGTAAGCTGAAAGATCGCGGCTGCGGTATTGTCTACATCTCGCATAAGATGGAAGAGATCTTCCAGCTGTGCGATGAAATCACCATCCTGCGCGACGGCCAGTGGATTGCCACTCAGCCGCTGGAAGGGCTGGACATGGACAAGATCATCGCCATGATGGTTGGCCGCTCCCTGAATCAGCGTTTCCCTGACCGTGAGAACAAACCGGGTGAAGTGATCCTTGAGGTGCGGAACCTCACGTCGCTGCGCCAGCCGTCCATTCGCGACGTCTCCTTCGACCTGCACAAAGGTGAAATTCTGGGGATAGCAGGGCTGGTCGGCGCGAAACGTACCGATATCGTGGAAACCCTGTTTGGGATCCGTGAAAAATCGGGCGGCACCATCACCCTGCACGGAAAGAAAATTAATAACCACAACGCCAACGAAGCCATTAATCACGGTTTTGCGCTGGTGACGGAAGAGCGTCGCTCGACGGGTATTTACGCCTATCTGGACATTAACTTTAACTCGTTAATTTCGAATATCCGTAACTACAAAAGCAAAATTGGCCTGCTGGATAATTCCCGCATGAAGAGCGATACCCAGTGGGTGATTGACTCCATGCGCGTGAAAACGCCGGGTCACCGTACGCAGATCGGTTCGCTCTCGGGCGGTAACCAGCAAAAAGTGATTATCGGCCGCTGGTTGTTAACCCAGCCTGAAATTCTGATGTTGGATGAACCGACGCGTGGTATCGATGTAGGTGCAAAATTTGAGATATACCAGCTGATTGCCGAGCTGGCCAAAAAGAATAAAGGGATCATTATTATTTCTTCCGAAATGCCGGAATTGTTAGGGATCACAGACCGTATTCTGGTTATGAGCAATGGTCTCGTTGCCGGTATTGTTGACACCAAAACGACTACGCAAAACGAAATTTTGCGTCTTGCGTCTTTGCACCTTTAAGATCAGGGGCTCCTCATGAGTGCGTTAAATAAAAAAAGTTTTCTCACTTATCTGAAAGAAGGCGGTATTTACGTTGTTCTTTTAGTGTTACTGGCCATTATTATTTTCCAGGACCCTACGTTCTTAAGTCTGCTGAACTTGAGTAACATTCTTACGCAGTCCTCCGTACGTATTATCATCGCGCTCGGCGTGGCGGGCCTTATCGTCACCCAGGGTACTGACCTGTCCGCAGGGCGTCAGGTGGGTCTGGCGGCGGTTATCGCCGCGACCATGCTGCAGTCGATGGAAAACGCCAACAAGGTGTTCCCGGAAATGGCAACGATGCCGATTTTCGTGGTGATCCTGATCGTCTGCGCCATCGGTGCCGTCATTGGCCTGATTAACGGCATCATCATTGCTTACCTGAACGTGACGCCATTCATCACCACGCTGGGTACGATGATCATCGTTTACGGTATCAACTCCCTGTACTACGACTTCGTAGGCGCGTCGCCTATTTCGGGCTTCGACAGCGGCTTCTCGACGTTCACGCAAGGGTTTATTGCGATGGGCAGCTTCCGCCTGTCGTACATCACCTTCTATGCGCTGATTGCGGTGGCCTTCGTCTGGGTGCTGTGGAACAAAACCCGCTTCGGCAAAAACATCTTTGCTATCGGCGGTAACCCGGAAGCGGCAAAAGTCTCCGGCGTTAACGTTGCCCTGAACCTGCTGATGATTTACGCGCTCTCCGGTGTGTTCTACGCCTTCGGCGGGATGCTGGAAGCGGGCCGTATCGGCTCCGCCACCAACAACCTCGGCTTTATGTACGAACTGGATGCGATTGCGGCCTGCGTGGTGGGCGGTGTCTCCTTCAGCGGCGGCGTGGGTACCGTGCTCGGCGTGGTAACCGGTGTGATCATCTTCACCGTTATCAACTACGGCCTGACCTACATCGGCGTGAACCCTTACTGGCAGTACATCATTAAGGGCGCCATCATCATCTTCGCGGTTGCGCTGGATTCACTGAAGTACGCGCGTAAGAAGTAAGCTCATTAAGAATGAAAAGGCCCGCTCACGTAGCGGGCTTTTTTTTGCCCGGTGGCGTCCAAAGTCGGGTGGCGGCTTCGCCTTACCCGACCTACACGAAAATCCGCCCCGTAGGCCTGGTAAGCGCAG is a genomic window containing:
- the mglA gene encoding galactose/methyl galactoside ABC transporter ATP-binding protein MglA — translated: MVSTNTQSSGEYLLEMTGVNKSFPGVKALDNVNLKVRPHSIHALMGENGAGKSTLLKCLFGIYQKDSGSILFQGKEIDFHSAKEALENGISMVHQELNLVLQRSVMDNMWLGRYPTKGVFVDQEKMYRDTKAIFDELDIDIDPRARVGTLSVSQMQMIEIAKAFSYDAKIVIMDEPTSSLTEKEVNHLFTIIRKLKDRGCGIVYISHKMEEIFQLCDEITILRDGQWIATQPLEGLDMDKIIAMMVGRSLNQRFPDRENKPGEVILEVRNLTSLRQPSIRDVSFDLHKGEILGIAGLVGAKRTDIVETLFGIREKSGGTITLHGKKINNHNANEAINHGFALVTEERRSTGIYAYLDINFNSLISNIRNYKSKIGLLDNSRMKSDTQWVIDSMRVKTPGHRTQIGSLSGGNQQKVIIGRWLLTQPEILMLDEPTRGIDVGAKFEIYQLIAELAKKNKGIIIISSEMPELLGITDRILVMSNGLVAGIVDTKTTTQNEILRLASLHL
- the folE gene encoding GTP cyclohydrolase I FolE is translated as MPSLSKEAALVHEALVAHGLETPLRPPVQELDNETRKNLISGHMTEIMQLLNLDLSDDSLMETPHRIAKMYVDEIFSGLDYANFPKITVIENKMKVDEMVTVRDITLTSTCEHHFVTIDGKATVAYIPKDTVIGLSKINRIVRFFSQRPQVQERLTQQILIALQTLLGTNNVAVSIDAVHYCVKARGVRDATSATTTTSLGGLFKSSQNTRQEFLRAVRHHN
- the mglC gene encoding galactose/methyl galactoside ABC transporter permease MglC yields the protein MSALNKKSFLTYLKEGGIYVVLLVLLAIIIFQDPTFLSLLNLSNILTQSSVRIIIALGVAGLIVTQGTDLSAGRQVGLAAVIAATMLQSMENANKVFPEMATMPIFVVILIVCAIGAVIGLINGIIIAYLNVTPFITTLGTMIIVYGINSLYYDFVGASPISGFDSGFSTFTQGFIAMGSFRLSYITFYALIAVAFVWVLWNKTRFGKNIFAIGGNPEAAKVSGVNVALNLLMIYALSGVFYAFGGMLEAGRIGSATNNLGFMYELDAIAACVVGGVSFSGGVGTVLGVVTGVIIFTVINYGLTYIGVNPYWQYIIKGAIIIFAVALDSLKYARKK
- the galS gene encoding HTH-type transcriptional regulator GalS, with the protein product MITIRDVARQAGVSVATVSRVLNNSALVSPETRETVMKAVTQLGYRPNANAQALATQVSDTIGVVVMDVSDAFFGALVKAVDVVAQQHNKYVLIGNSYHEAEKERHAIEVLIRQRCNALIVHSKALSDEELAGFMEQIPGMVLINRIVPGYAHRCVGLDNVSGAMMATRMLINNGHQRIGFLASSHSIEDDEMRREGWQNALKEHGIVPPESWVGTGTPDMQGGEAAMVELLGRNLQLSAVFTYNDSMAAGALTALKDNGIAVPQHLSLIGFDDIPIARYTDPQLTTVRYPIASMAKLATELALQGAAGLLDPDATHCFMPTLVRRHSVAVRQIVAPITN
- the yeiB gene encoding DUF418 domain-containing protein YeiB, with product MERNVTLDFVRGVAILGILLLNISAFGLPKAAYLNPAWYGDITQRDAWTWAILDLFAQVKFLTLFALLFGAGLQLLLKRGTRWIQSRLTLLAILGFIHCLLFWDGDILLAYGLVGLICWRLIRDAPGVKSLFNTGVMLYVMGLAVLLLLGLISGESTNRSWIPDAANLQYEQFWKLKGGTEAISNRADMLGDNLIALGAQYGWQLAGMMLMGASLMRTGWLKGEFSLRHYRRTGALLVLLGVLINLPAVVAQWHLHWDYRWCAFLLQLPRELSAPFQTIGYAALMYGFWPQLSRLWIVSAVACVGRMALSNYILQTLICTTLFYRFGLFMKFDRLTLLAFVIPVWIVNLAFSVIWLRFFRQGPLEWVWRKLTAHASGVSLSRTSR
- a CDS encoding YbfB/YjiJ family MFS transporter, encoding MALRIALSGFVVLGVAMGIGRFAFTPQVPLMIAAGQLTLTSAGLVAAMNYLGYLVGAWDAMRAHRFVETRLWLGISGAVALTLLSAAADNAVVHGLLRFVIGCMSGWSMVLIAAWTNERLGQLGKPGLSAAVFAGPGAGIALSGLLAVYIQARSLSAGAAWQIYGVLALVLIALVARYLPRSGQLHRPGTAPEPLVLTADVKRLVWSYSLAGFGYILPATFLSQMAAVRFPGSLFAQFVWPLFGIASVVGIALSILLRHTSTSHRRLAIVLWLQGAGVLAAWLLPGIGGLLIGGLLVGGGFLCAVQLSLLYGRELAPNHTRYMAGLLTTGYAIGQLVGPVTSALSTWLTHRLEPALGLAGVALFVGGALVWNRQAERQ
- the mglB gene encoding galactose/glucose ABC transporter substrate-binding protein MglB, with translation MNKKVLTLSAVMASMLFGAAAHAADTRIGVTIYKYDDNFMSVVRKAIEKDGKSAPDVQLLMNDSQNDQSKQNDQIDVLLAKGVKALAINLVDPAAAGTVIEKARGQNVPIVFFNKEPSRKALDSYDKAFYVGTDSKESGIIQGDLIAKHWAANPNWDLNKDGQIQFVLLKGEPGHPDAEARTTYVIKELNDKGLKTQQLALDTAMWDTAQAKDKMDAWLSGPNANKIEVVIANNDAMAMGAVEALKAHNKSSIPVFGVDALPEALALVKSGAMAGTVLNDANNQAKATFDLAKNLADGKGAADGTSWKIENKIVRVPYVGVDQSNLAEFIGK